A window of the Lagenorhynchus albirostris chromosome 1, mLagAlb1.1, whole genome shotgun sequence genome harbors these coding sequences:
- the LOC132529859 gene encoding LOW QUALITY PROTEIN: von Hippel-Lindau disease tumor suppressor-like (The sequence of the model RefSeq protein was modified relative to this genomic sequence to represent the inferred CDS: inserted 1 base in 1 codon; substituted 1 base at 1 genomic stop codon) — protein MEAGRSRPMLCSVNTREPSQVIFYNRSPRVVLPVWLNFDGEVQPYPTLPPSTGRRIHSYRGHLWVFXDAGTSDGLLVNQTELFVPSLNVDGQPIFANITLPVYSLXQWCLQVVRSLVKPEDYRRLDIARSLYEDLEDHPNVWKDLERLPQEHIENQWTAEETEDFN, from the exons ATGGAGGCAGGGCGGTCGCGGCCGATGCTGTGCTCAGTGAACACGCGCGAGCCGTCCCAGGTCATCTTCTACAACCGCAGCCCGCGCGTGGTGCTGCCCGTGTGGCTCAACTTCGACGGCGAGGTGCAGCCCTACCCGACGCTGCCCCCCAGCACGGGCCGCCGAATCCATAGCTACCGGGGTCATCTTTGGGTCT TAGATGCTGGGACATCTGATGGGCTTCTAGTTAACCAAACCGAGCTGTTTGTGCCGTCTCTCAATGTTGATGGACAGCCTATTTTTGCAAACATCACACTACCAGTGTACAGCCTGTAACAGTGGTGCCTCCAGGTTGTGCGAAGCCTAGTCAAGCCTGAGGATTACAGGAGACTGGACATCGCGAGATCCCTCTACGAAGATCTGGAGGACCACCCAAATGTGTGGAAGGACCTGGAGCGTTTGCCCCAGGAGCATATTGAAAATCAGTGGACGGCAGAGGAGACTGaagattttaattga